A genomic region of Christiangramia sp. OXR-203 contains the following coding sequences:
- a CDS encoding DUF808 domain-containing protein, whose translation MASGFFALLDDIATLMDDVAVMSKVAGKKTAGLLGDDLAVNAEKASGFISDRELPVLWAITKGSLLNKLIILPVAFLLSAFVPVAIKIILLIGGLYLAYEGAEKIHEYLFPHKHAKSTPVPENLSKEQMLEREDEKVKSAILTDFILSVEIVIIALGTVSGEELPTQIGVVSVIALVATVGVYGVVALIVRMDEFGAKLINMNEQTDSFSDKVGQFLVNALPWVIKGLALIGTIALMLVSGGIFVHNLEFIHDLVHSLPTILGEFLVGLVVGAIVLPLVGLGKKIWKSVSNK comes from the coding sequence ATGGCCTCAGGATTTTTTGCTTTACTGGATGATATTGCTACGTTGATGGATGATGTTGCGGTAATGAGTAAGGTTGCCGGAAAGAAAACAGCAGGATTACTAGGTGATGACCTTGCTGTAAACGCAGAAAAAGCCAGCGGATTTATTTCTGATAGAGAATTGCCGGTTTTATGGGCGATCACTAAAGGTTCCCTTTTAAATAAGCTCATTATTCTACCAGTGGCATTTTTACTTAGTGCCTTTGTTCCGGTGGCCATAAAGATCATACTCCTTATTGGGGGATTATACCTGGCTTATGAAGGAGCAGAGAAGATTCATGAATACTTGTTTCCTCACAAACATGCAAAATCGACACCTGTTCCAGAAAATCTTTCAAAAGAACAGATGTTAGAACGAGAAGACGAGAAAGTAAAATCGGCTATACTTACAGATTTTATACTTTCTGTAGAGATTGTAATTATTGCTTTAGGAACCGTAAGCGGAGAGGAGTTGCCAACTCAAATTGGAGTAGTAAGTGTTATTGCACTTGTAGCTACTGTTGGTGTTTATGGAGTAGTCGCTCTAATTGTAAGAATGGACGAATTCGGAGCGAAGCTTATTAATATGAATGAGCAAACAGACAGTTTTTCAGATAAAGTAGGGCAATTTTTAGTGAATGCACTACCATGGGTGATCAAAGGACTGGCGCTAATTGGTACGATAGCATTGATGCTGGTATCTGGAGGGATCTTCGTACATAATCTGGAATTTATTCATGATCTGGTGCATTCTTTACCTACCATTCTAGGAGAATTCTTAGTTGGACTGGTTGTAGGAGCAATAGTTTTACCTCTAGTTGGATTGGGGAAAAAGATATGGAAGTCGGTTTCTAACAAATAG
- a CDS encoding leishmanolysin-related zinc metalloendopeptidase has translation MKKTYLQNFSLIALSAAFLGLGSCSNDSAESMDTDSMNPSATSFELAHNENDFVQLSGQKGAFENGLKTTTAPGDDRGRYNISLRYLVPPTERQQDVFESAAARWERIIIKDVPSITGTIPSAFSGVPPIVENGTIDDIVIEVVIDSIDGPGKILGQAGPRFTRNSDGLTVTGLMFFDEADLDTLDRLDLFENVIVHEMGHVLGIGTLWGRKGLLAGTAAEPYFAGRKANVFWNAEGGVGELPIENTGGPGTAYGHWRESILRNELMTGYINLGENPLSRITAGSLKDLGYGAASIGETYDLVKGAPGVDLDDLNTTSKEGLYIAKMEEVLLPIGVIEDN, from the coding sequence ATGAAGAAGACTTACCTACAAAACTTCTCACTTATCGCTTTATCTGCTGCTTTTCTGGGGCTAGGATCCTGTTCGAATGATTCTGCAGAATCTATGGATACTGATAGTATGAATCCAAGTGCAACTTCATTCGAGCTTGCGCATAATGAGAATGATTTCGTACAACTATCTGGACAGAAAGGTGCATTTGAAAATGGATTGAAGACAACTACTGCTCCAGGTGATGATCGAGGGAGATATAATATCAGTCTAAGGTATTTAGTACCACCAACTGAAAGACAGCAGGATGTTTTTGAATCTGCTGCCGCAAGATGGGAAAGAATTATAATTAAAGATGTACCATCGATTACTGGTACAATTCCTTCAGCTTTCTCAGGTGTGCCGCCAATTGTCGAGAATGGAACTATTGATGATATCGTAATTGAAGTGGTGATCGATTCCATTGACGGACCAGGAAAAATTCTTGGACAGGCAGGACCAAGGTTTACCAGGAATTCAGATGGACTAACGGTAACTGGTTTGATGTTCTTTGATGAAGCAGATCTTGACACTCTTGACAGACTGGATCTATTTGAAAACGTCATCGTACATGAAATGGGACACGTATTAGGTATCGGAACACTTTGGGGTAGAAAAGGATTGCTTGCAGGAACAGCCGCTGAGCCTTATTTCGCAGGTCGTAAAGCGAATGTATTCTGGAATGCTGAAGGAGGAGTTGGAGAACTTCCAATAGAAAATACAGGTGGCCCAGGAACTGCTTACGGTCACTGGAGAGAATCCATCCTTAGAAATGAGCTAATGACTGGTTATATAAATCTTGGAGAGAATCCTCTAAGTAGAATTACTGCTGGTTCATTAAAAGATCTTGGATATGGAGCTGCATCTATAGGAGAAACTTATGACCTTGTGAAAGGAGCGCCAGGAGTAGATCTTGATGATTTAAATACAACATCTAAAGAAGGTCTCTACATAGCTAAGATGGAAGAAGTTCTTCTACCAATTGGTGTTATTGAAGATAACTAA
- a CDS encoding APC family permease, with product MGKEKLKRSLGFWDILMFGVGGIVGAGIYAIIGQAAGLSGNMLWASFAIAALVALLTGLSYAEFVSRFPDAGGSFEYIKQGMNEKTALIMAFFIAFTGIVAPAAIAISFAEYLSRLVEIPNWISVITIVVAMALFNIIGSKVSSYFNKFATIVTLLGLGLVIGFCIPDWSSVSYFKMGENGFNGILAGAALIFFSYVGFEDLVKLAEETKDAKKVLPKGVLLSGIIVFLLYVMIAISAISTFSAEQLSQKDGPLAAIIESQWSTIGGTIIVIVALFATSKTILSNILGTSRVLYDVARDSDIIWLKKFTTLNGMGEKTPNYAIVAVAVMTIIFGLIGNLKVVASISNIFVFCLFGMVNIALLRFRNKNKVLDEKGIFKIPLNINNIPIPTVIALVTILILFTFNIYNLFQGTA from the coding sequence ATGGGAAAGGAAAAACTTAAAAGGTCATTAGGCTTTTGGGACATTTTGATGTTTGGAGTAGGAGGTATAGTTGGTGCTGGAATATATGCAATTATTGGTCAGGCTGCCGGTTTAAGTGGAAATATGCTTTGGGCCAGCTTTGCAATAGCTGCGTTAGTTGCTCTTCTTACGGGGCTATCTTATGCTGAATTCGTAAGCAGGTTTCCTGATGCCGGGGGAAGTTTTGAATATATTAAACAGGGCATGAACGAAAAGACGGCTTTAATCATGGCCTTTTTCATAGCTTTTACTGGTATAGTTGCACCCGCTGCAATAGCAATTAGTTTTGCGGAATATCTGAGCAGATTAGTGGAAATTCCAAATTGGATCTCAGTTATTACCATCGTAGTTGCCATGGCTCTCTTTAATATTATTGGATCAAAAGTAAGCTCTTATTTCAACAAATTTGCTACCATAGTTACTTTGCTCGGTTTAGGTCTGGTTATAGGTTTTTGTATTCCAGATTGGAGCAGCGTAAGTTATTTTAAAATGGGAGAGAACGGTTTCAACGGTATTTTAGCCGGTGCAGCCCTTATATTTTTCAGTTACGTTGGTTTCGAAGATCTAGTAAAACTTGCTGAGGAAACAAAAGATGCAAAAAAAGTGCTGCCAAAAGGAGTCCTTTTAAGCGGAATTATAGTGTTCTTACTATATGTCATGATCGCTATAAGTGCTATTAGCACATTCAGTGCTGAGCAATTATCCCAGAAGGATGGACCATTAGCTGCCATTATTGAATCTCAGTGGTCAACGATTGGTGGAACCATTATAGTAATAGTAGCACTTTTTGCTACTAGCAAAACGATCTTGAGTAACATTCTAGGAACATCAAGGGTTCTGTATGATGTGGCGCGGGATAGTGATATTATATGGCTTAAGAAATTTACCACTCTTAACGGAATGGGCGAGAAGACACCGAATTATGCGATTGTAGCTGTGGCTGTGATGACTATTATTTTTGGTTTAATTGGTAATTTAAAAGTCGTAGCTTCCATTAGTAATATATTTGTATTCTGTCTTTTCGGAATGGTAAATATTGCTTTACTAAGATTCCGTAATAAAAATAAAGTACTGGACGAGAAAGGGATTTTCAAAATCCCGTTGAATATTAATAATATTCCTATTCCCACCGTCATTGCATTAGTGACCATATTGATT
- a CDS encoding class I SAM-dependent methyltransferase, which translates to MKNKKPWPTKKAMEQVYAMNLWGEGETAFYSGNGSHDEVLVKPYIEVVGNFLKTHRSNLSVCDLGCGDFNIGRQLLEYAKHYIAVDIVPALINNNKTRFRFDHLEFRCLNIAEDELPEGDVVILRQVLQHLSNSEVRSVLNKIRAYNYLLLTEHHPESDFIPNKDIISGQGIRLKKNSGLEITKSPFNFKFETRMELLSIPDPNGKGLIKTTLYRVQ; encoded by the coding sequence GTGAAAAATAAAAAACCATGGCCAACCAAAAAAGCAATGGAGCAGGTGTATGCTATGAACTTATGGGGGGAAGGAGAAACTGCTTTTTACTCCGGAAATGGTTCACATGATGAGGTTCTGGTGAAGCCATACATAGAAGTTGTTGGAAATTTTTTAAAGACACATCGCAGCAACCTTAGTGTTTGTGATCTTGGTTGCGGTGATTTTAATATTGGAAGGCAGCTGCTGGAGTATGCAAAGCATTATATAGCTGTAGATATCGTTCCAGCTTTGATAAACAACAATAAGACTCGTTTTAGGTTTGATCATCTGGAGTTTCGATGTCTTAACATCGCGGAAGATGAGCTTCCGGAAGGAGATGTGGTGATTCTGAGACAGGTTTTGCAGCATTTATCCAATTCTGAAGTGCGAAGTGTGCTTAATAAGATTAGAGCTTATAATTATCTATTATTAACGGAGCATCATCCTGAATCAGATTTTATTCCGAATAAGGATATTATTTCTGGTCAGGGGATAAGATTAAAGAAGAATAGTGGTCTGGAAATTACTAAATCGCCTTTCAATTTTAAATTTGAAACCAGAATGGAGCTTCTATCGATTCCAGATCCAAATGGAAAAGGTCTTATAAAAACTACTCTTTACCGAGTGCAGTAA
- a CDS encoding DNA repair ATPase, with the protein MAKEPIKEENAQKLDVGTYEVIQGRLQKQKTELQSRLQKLNEERQKVFGSLETRLIANDRINTENNCIARDIVSLGNTCIFGYNVHFGLRTEISLNDVMSIYRFENNSFEAIDTDLLKNDVFESDFKNLYKYYRNTIFSKFAVIGNYLYMVFRLSESVTDIKTFKWLIKDEGLQYVDSRSDHEYKLPSQHEFNWQEVSRDQHRQGVHAHVSILDRVFVETIGGDLTIKIEDNTNDGKGIFSEEVEHRDQTLDDAQYRFANLGNLIILEIKPFQEGPRYFVYNHKLREVQKISSIKDTCVLLPDDQGIIFPTGYYLQTGEYHLFDHSIPNLRFQEKISSPNGEDFLYVFYAPENGLYNLMSYNVISQEIQTPIICNGFTILEKGELCYFKNENEQTKHHVIQIWQTPYLKGDFMPSSHEDSMLYKIGNKDIVKAMAEVNGLVNLLNKEDNYDGLYADLSKRSKDILDAYYWLKEEETQLLNEPLREINQAANAAMDEFQKVLELKKNARQKTNEIGREAEQIFNKIKSSGFRNINDFVIALTQLRSLRGEAISLKEVRYVDEQFIENLEEQIAEQTTKISRRCVDFLLDEKALNPYHKAVSDKEEQLSEIKKVVDARKLEEEVNKISEDLELLIDIVSNLEIEDTSHSTKIINNISLIFSSINQLKAEIRKKRKSLGSAEAQADFAAQLKLIDQSIINYLDIADTPEKCDDFQTRISIQLEELEGKFADYEEFIELIIEKREEVYNAFEARKNTLVEKRNKRAVTLQNSAERILKGVRKKSESFDEVSEINAYFASDILVNKARDIASQLQEMDDSGKAEEIQSMLKSAREDALRKLKDKKEIYEDGDTIIKLGKHKFGVNKQELDLTILFVDDALHYHITGTDFYQKIENETLVKSEQYWSQDYISENKNIYRAGFLAYKLFRRFGEELKDHTEEDLIRLVQEESSKDYSEGYVKGIHDLDAAKILSVLLEKHESLDLLRFHPVIRSCAQFFWKFSSSEIRSNLDQNIKAAGEVLQVFPNSREYQSLLKILTKEIYEFGQVSGIFEPELASEVAEYLFEELQNDDDFQKSGIAIGIKEDFLNMLKSENADLKFKDSLKSLSSNQAKVALIEQWLKAFLQSKLDEQTSLKSKYVSEAAALILFEDESVLNTKFTSPSQRIENLRGEHRLVQAGVFDFNYHDFISTYKRYFEIDVPAYQEFRKARHEVTLQLKEDLKLEEFKPGTLNSFVRNKLIDQVYFPLFGDNLAKQLGTVGDQKRTDRMGLLLLISPPGYGKTTLMEYIANRLGLVFMKINGPAIGHDVTSVDPSSATNSAAREELKKLNLAFEMGNNVMLYLDDIQHCNPEFLQKFISLSDGTRKIEGIYNGRSRTYDMRGKKFCVIMAGNPYTESGEKFRIPDMLANRADIYNLGDIIGDSAHLFRLSLIENSLTSNPVLHQLSSKNFDDVYRLLDRIENNNQEVQLEGNYSNQEVQEYVSVLEKVIQIRNSVLKVNAAYIKSAAMEDEYRTEPSFKLQGSYRDMNKLVAKVVPVMNDAELQTLILSHYESESQTLTSAAEANLLKYKDLIGSLNDEERRRWTTIQKTFQKNNKLKGFGNKNEMAQLLSQMMDFTDNLEGIRQVLQNGFNK; encoded by the coding sequence ATGGCAAAGGAACCCATAAAGGAAGAGAATGCGCAAAAACTGGATGTTGGTACCTACGAGGTGATCCAGGGCAGACTGCAAAAGCAAAAAACTGAGTTACAATCCCGACTTCAGAAATTAAATGAAGAGCGGCAGAAAGTTTTTGGTTCTTTGGAAACAAGGCTTATCGCCAATGACCGCATCAATACCGAAAACAACTGTATCGCGAGGGACATCGTTTCGCTTGGCAATACCTGCATTTTTGGTTACAATGTGCATTTTGGTTTGCGTACAGAAATTTCTTTGAACGATGTGATGAGTATTTACAGGTTTGAGAATAATTCTTTTGAAGCCATCGATACAGATCTACTGAAAAACGATGTTTTCGAATCTGATTTCAAAAATCTTTACAAGTATTACAGAAACACCATTTTCTCCAAATTCGCTGTAATTGGAAACTATCTTTATATGGTTTTCCGGTTAAGTGAGAGTGTAACCGATATTAAGACCTTCAAATGGCTTATTAAAGATGAAGGTTTGCAATATGTGGACAGTCGTAGTGACCACGAATACAAACTACCCTCACAACATGAATTCAACTGGCAGGAAGTATCCAGGGATCAACACAGGCAGGGAGTTCATGCGCATGTTTCTATTCTGGATCGTGTTTTTGTAGAGACAATTGGCGGTGATCTTACGATCAAGATCGAGGATAATACCAATGATGGAAAAGGAATCTTTTCCGAAGAAGTAGAGCACCGGGATCAAACGCTGGATGACGCACAGTATAGATTTGCAAATCTTGGTAACCTGATAATTCTTGAGATTAAACCATTTCAGGAAGGTCCGCGTTATTTTGTGTACAATCATAAACTTCGGGAAGTTCAAAAGATCAGCAGTATCAAGGATACCTGTGTATTGTTACCAGACGACCAGGGAATAATTTTCCCAACCGGGTATTACTTACAAACCGGGGAATATCATTTGTTCGATCATAGCATTCCGAATCTAAGATTTCAGGAAAAGATAAGTTCTCCAAATGGCGAGGATTTTCTGTACGTATTCTACGCTCCGGAAAACGGACTCTACAACCTGATGAGTTATAATGTGATCTCCCAGGAAATCCAGACTCCCATTATTTGCAATGGTTTTACCATCCTTGAAAAAGGTGAACTATGCTATTTCAAGAACGAAAATGAACAAACCAAACACCATGTGATCCAGATCTGGCAAACGCCATATCTTAAAGGTGATTTTATGCCTTCCAGTCATGAGGATAGCATGTTATATAAGATCGGGAACAAGGATATCGTAAAAGCAATGGCTGAGGTAAACGGACTCGTAAATCTTCTAAATAAAGAGGATAATTATGATGGTTTGTATGCAGATCTTTCCAAGCGTTCCAAGGATATTCTGGATGCTTATTACTGGCTGAAAGAAGAGGAAACTCAGCTTCTAAATGAGCCACTTCGGGAAATCAACCAGGCTGCAAATGCTGCGATGGATGAATTTCAAAAAGTGCTGGAACTCAAAAAGAATGCCAGGCAGAAAACTAACGAAATAGGGAGAGAAGCGGAGCAGATCTTTAATAAGATAAAAAGTTCAGGTTTTCGAAATATCAATGATTTCGTAATTGCATTGACGCAGCTCAGGTCATTAAGAGGAGAAGCGATAAGTCTTAAAGAAGTACGTTATGTAGATGAACAATTCATTGAAAACCTTGAAGAGCAGATAGCGGAGCAAACTACAAAGATCTCACGAAGATGCGTGGATTTCTTGCTGGATGAGAAAGCTCTGAATCCATATCATAAAGCAGTAAGTGATAAGGAAGAGCAATTATCTGAAATCAAAAAGGTAGTTGATGCCCGGAAACTGGAGGAAGAAGTCAACAAAATTTCTGAGGATCTTGAATTATTAATTGATATTGTTTCAAATCTTGAAATAGAGGATACTTCGCATTCTACCAAGATTATCAATAATATTTCACTGATTTTTTCTTCGATCAACCAGTTAAAAGCAGAGATCAGGAAAAAACGAAAGTCTCTTGGAAGTGCAGAAGCTCAAGCCGACTTTGCCGCGCAATTGAAGCTTATCGATCAAAGTATCATCAACTACCTGGATATCGCCGATACTCCGGAAAAATGTGATGATTTTCAAACCAGGATTTCTATTCAGCTGGAAGAATTGGAAGGTAAGTTTGCCGATTATGAGGAATTTATTGAGCTGATTATTGAAAAAAGGGAAGAAGTTTATAATGCTTTTGAAGCGCGTAAGAATACACTCGTAGAAAAACGGAATAAACGTGCGGTAACTTTACAAAATTCCGCAGAAAGAATTCTGAAAGGTGTGCGTAAGAAATCTGAATCCTTTGATGAGGTTTCTGAGATCAATGCTTATTTCGCATCAGATATCCTGGTGAACAAAGCCAGAGATATTGCCTCGCAATTACAGGAAATGGACGACAGTGGTAAGGCTGAAGAGATACAGTCTATGCTGAAGTCTGCCCGCGAGGATGCTCTCCGAAAACTGAAGGATAAGAAGGAAATTTACGAGGATGGCGATACGATCATCAAGCTTGGAAAGCACAAATTTGGCGTTAATAAACAGGAGCTTGATCTTACGATCTTATTCGTGGACGATGCTTTGCATTATCATATTACTGGGACAGATTTCTACCAGAAGATTGAGAACGAAACACTTGTAAAATCTGAACAATACTGGAGTCAGGATTATATTTCAGAAAATAAGAATATATACCGAGCCGGTTTTCTTGCTTATAAATTATTCCGAAGATTTGGTGAAGAACTAAAGGACCATACGGAGGAAGATTTGATCAGGCTGGTGCAGGAGGAAAGCAGTAAAGATTATTCTGAAGGATACGTGAAAGGAATTCATGATCTGGATGCGGCAAAAATACTTTCTGTGCTTCTGGAAAAGCATGAGTCTTTGGATCTGCTTCGGTTTCACCCCGTAATCAGGTCCTGCGCACAATTCTTCTGGAAATTTTCTTCTTCGGAAATCCGGTCAAATTTAGATCAGAATATAAAAGCCGCAGGAGAAGTATTGCAGGTATTTCCAAATTCCAGAGAATACCAGTCTTTGCTGAAAATACTAACCAAAGAGATTTATGAATTTGGACAGGTTTCAGGAATATTTGAACCAGAACTGGCTTCTGAAGTTGCTGAATATTTGTTTGAGGAATTGCAAAATGATGATGATTTTCAAAAAAGCGGAATAGCGATAGGGATCAAAGAAGATTTCCTGAATATGCTGAAGTCTGAAAATGCCGATCTAAAATTTAAAGATAGTCTCAAAAGCCTGAGTTCAAATCAGGCAAAAGTAGCCTTGATCGAGCAGTGGTTGAAAGCATTTTTGCAAAGTAAGTTAGATGAGCAAACGAGCTTGAAAAGCAAGTATGTAAGCGAGGCAGCAGCGCTTATACTTTTTGAAGACGAATCTGTTTTAAATACAAAATTTACTTCACCATCTCAGCGCATTGAGAACTTAAGAGGTGAACATCGGCTGGTTCAAGCAGGAGTTTTCGATTTTAACTATCATGATTTTATATCGACTTACAAGCGCTATTTTGAGATTGATGTTCCGGCTTACCAGGAATTTAGAAAAGCTAGGCATGAAGTGACTCTTCAGCTCAAAGAAGATCTAAAACTTGAAGAATTCAAGCCAGGAACACTAAATTCTTTCGTTCGAAATAAATTGATCGATCAGGTTTATTTTCCTCTATTTGGAGATAACCTGGCCAAACAGCTGGGCACCGTTGGAGATCAAAAAAGAACAGATCGAATGGGATTGTTGTTGCTTATTTCTCCTCCAGGTTATGGAAAAACTACCTTGATGGAATATATCGCCAACAGGCTTGGACTGGTTTTTATGAAGATCAATGGCCCGGCGATTGGTCATGATGTAACTTCAGTAGACCCATCTTCAGCTACAAATTCGGCAGCCCGGGAAGAGCTTAAAAAACTGAACCTTGCTTTTGAAATGGGTAATAATGTAATGCTGTATCTTGACGATATTCAGCATTGTAATCCTGAATTCCTTCAGAAGTTTATATCTCTTTCCGACGGAACCAGGAAAATTGAAGGGATTTATAATGGTAGATCCAGAACCTATGATATGCGTGGGAAGAAATTCTGCGTGATCATGGCCGGGAATCCTTATACAGAAAGCGGCGAGAAGTTTCGAATCCCAGATATGCTGGCGAACCGTGCAGATATCTACAACCTTGGTGATATTATTGGTGATAGCGCTCACCTGTTCAGGTTAAGTTTGATCGAAAATTCATTAACCTCTAATCCTGTTCTACATCAGCTTAGTAGCAAGAACTTTGATGATGTTTATAGATTACTGGATAGAATCGAGAATAATAACCAGGAAGTACAGCTGGAAGGAAATTACTCGAACCAGGAAGTACAGGAATACGTGTCGGTTCTGGAAAAGGTCATACAAATACGGAACAGTGTTCTAAAGGTAAATGCAGCGTATATAAAGAGTGCGGCGATGGAAGATGAATATCGAACAGAACCATCGTTCAAATTACAGGGTTCCTATCGTGATATGAACAAACTGGTGGCAAAAGTGGTTCCGGTAATGAATGATGCGGAACTGCAAACGCTCATTCTGTCGCATTATGAAAGTGAATCTCAAACGCTTACTTCAGCTGCGGAAGCAAACTTGTTAAAGTACAAAGATCTTATTGGTAGTTTGAATGATGAGGAACGGAGAAGATGGACTACAATACAAAAAACTTTTCAGAAGAATAATAAGCTAAAAGGTTTTGGGAACAAAAATGAGATGGCGCAATTGCTTTCTCAAATGATGGATTTCACCGATAATCTGGAAGGAATCAGACAGGTGTTGCAAAATGGATTTAATAAATAA